Proteins found in one Pseudomonas sp. P8_241 genomic segment:
- a CDS encoding MFS transporter produces MPSQEPLLLRHHRPFLAFWLARIFTASGFQMLTVAIGWNLYQLTGNVLDLGLVGLVEFAPRVLFMLHTGHVADRYDRRKVAAICQSLQALIALSLAIGSATDHVTRELIFILAFLLGAARSFEMPTTQALLPSIVPSALFPRAVAAAQSAQQSATIVAPALGGLLYAFGSVWVYGPTVLLYVIACSLMLNLPARQTPLNKGKATLDSLLAGVRFIRSRPDILGAISLDLFAVLLGGATALLPVFAKDILLTGPWGLGLLRSAPAVGALLMSLFLARFAVERNVGRVMFTAVGVFGVATIAFGLSTSFWFSLAVLVVLGAADMISMVIRASFVQLETPDEMRGRVSAVNGLFIGASNQLGEFESGLTAHWFGTVPAVVMGGIGTLVVTGTWIKLFPTLANRDRMHVPKEEVKA; encoded by the coding sequence ATGCCCAGCCAAGAGCCCTTGCTGTTACGTCACCATCGTCCGTTCCTCGCGTTCTGGCTGGCCCGGATTTTCACCGCCAGCGGTTTTCAGATGCTCACGGTGGCTATCGGCTGGAACCTGTACCAACTGACGGGGAACGTGCTCGACCTTGGCTTGGTCGGCCTGGTGGAGTTTGCCCCGCGCGTGTTGTTCATGCTGCACACCGGGCACGTCGCGGATCGCTATGACCGGCGCAAGGTCGCGGCGATCTGCCAGTCGTTGCAAGCGCTGATCGCCTTATCGCTGGCCATTGGCAGTGCGACGGATCATGTCACTCGGGAACTGATCTTCATCCTCGCCTTCCTGCTCGGTGCGGCCCGCTCCTTCGAGATGCCGACCACCCAGGCCCTGCTGCCGAGCATTGTGCCCAGCGCCCTGTTTCCCCGGGCCGTTGCCGCTGCACAGTCAGCGCAGCAATCGGCGACCATCGTTGCGCCGGCCCTCGGCGGTCTGCTCTACGCCTTCGGCAGTGTCTGGGTGTATGGCCCCACCGTGCTCCTCTATGTCATCGCATGTTCATTGATGCTCAACCTGCCGGCCCGGCAAACGCCGTTGAACAAAGGCAAAGCCACATTGGACTCGCTTTTGGCAGGCGTTCGTTTCATTCGCAGCCGACCGGACATTCTCGGGGCCATTTCCCTGGATCTGTTCGCCGTTCTGCTGGGTGGGGCGACGGCGCTGTTGCCGGTGTTCGCCAAAGACATACTGCTGACCGGCCCGTGGGGGCTTGGCCTGTTGCGCTCGGCACCGGCAGTGGGCGCCTTGCTGATGTCACTGTTCCTGGCGCGATTCGCCGTGGAACGCAATGTCGGGCGCGTGATGTTTACGGCCGTGGGTGTGTTCGGCGTGGCAACCATTGCCTTCGGCCTGTCGACCTCGTTCTGGTTCTCGCTGGCCGTGCTGGTGGTGCTGGGCGCCGCCGACATGATCAGCATGGTGATCCGCGCATCGTTCGTACAACTCGAAACACCGGACGAAATGCGCGGTCGGGTCAGCGCCGTGAACGGTTTGTTTATCGGTGCTTCAAATCAGTTGGGCGAATTTGAATCGGGATTGACCGCCCACTGGTTCGGCACCGTGCCAGCCGTGGTCATGGGTGGAATCGGTACGCTGGTGGTGACCGGGACCTGGATCAAGCTGTTCCCGACCCTGGCCAATCGCGACCGCATGCATGTGCCAAAGGAAGAGGTGAAGGCCTGA
- a CDS encoding DJ-1 family glyoxalase III, whose translation MTFRALIALAEGVDDLQVVTLIDVLRRAQVEVVVASIEGRRMLTCARGTRLTCDAMLVDLLAQPFDLIALPGGAVGAQHLAAHQPVQQLIKDQAAAGRLFAAIAEAPAVALQAFGVLRQRRMTCLPSASHQLSGCNFVDQPVVVDGNCITAQGSGAALAFALVLVEQLCGKATRSAVAGEMLIK comes from the coding sequence ATGACCTTTCGTGCCTTGATTGCCCTCGCCGAGGGTGTTGATGACCTGCAAGTCGTGACCTTGATCGATGTGCTCCGCCGCGCCCAGGTTGAAGTGGTGGTGGCAAGCATCGAGGGGCGACGCATGCTCACCTGCGCCCGCGGCACCCGCCTGACCTGCGATGCGATGTTGGTGGATTTGCTGGCCCAGCCTTTTGACCTGATCGCCCTGCCAGGCGGTGCGGTGGGTGCGCAACATCTGGCGGCGCACCAGCCCGTGCAGCAATTGATCAAGGACCAGGCCGCCGCCGGTCGACTGTTCGCAGCAATTGCCGAAGCACCTGCGGTGGCGCTGCAAGCCTTTGGGGTATTGCGGCAACGGCGCATGACATGCCTGCCTTCGGCCAGTCATCAGCTGTCGGGCTGTAACTTCGTCGATCAGCCGGTGGTGGTCGACGGTAACTGCATCACCGCCCAAGGCTCGGGCGCGGCATTGGCGTTTGCCTTGGTGCTGGTTGAGCAACTCTGTGGCAAAGCCACGCGTTCGGCGGTGGCGGGGGAGATGTTGATCAAGTGA
- a CDS encoding DUF4879 domain-containing protein, translating to MKKRLAGVFGVLMALFLGTQVAKAASAPPLSEVKVLKVASPSCGVESIDEGQKQTRCDHSGSNILVYVLEVGYGREPRVALDGFEVNGTRTPVCAFRNGNLTTCTPGEKTVGYLYAFDLAGKQEGTFSFSNTSLNAPGNTLSTQLYIK from the coding sequence ATGAAAAAGCGTCTGGCTGGCGTATTTGGCGTACTGATGGCGTTGTTTCTCGGGACTCAAGTGGCCAAGGCGGCATCGGCCCCGCCCTTGAGTGAAGTGAAGGTGCTCAAGGTCGCTTCGCCTTCCTGCGGCGTCGAAAGTATCGACGAGGGACAAAAACAGACGCGTTGTGACCACAGCGGATCGAACATCCTTGTTTACGTGCTGGAAGTCGGTTACGGCCGCGAGCCCCGTGTCGCGCTGGACGGCTTCGAAGTGAATGGCACCCGCACGCCGGTCTGTGCTTTCAGGAATGGAAACCTGACCACCTGCACCCCCGGAGAAAAAACCGTCGGCTATTTATATGCCTTCGATCTCGCGGGCAAACAGGAAGGCACTTTCAGCTTCAGCAACACCTCGCTCAATGCACCGGGCAATACGCTGTCTACTCAGCTTTACATCAAGTAA
- a CDS encoding NCS2 family permease encodes MLERLFQLKAHNTNVRTEILAGVTTFLAMAYILFVNPSILGETGMDKGAVFVATCLAAAIGSTVMGLIANYPIALAPGMGLNAFFTYTVVLHMGHTWQVALGAVFISAVCFFLLSIFRIREWIINSIPLPLRSAIAAGIGLFLALIALHNAGIVVSNSATMVGLGDLKQPAPILATLGFALIVALEALAVRGAVLIGILVVTIISIVMGFTPFGGVMSMPPSLAPTFLQLDIKGALDIGLVSVIFAFLFVDLFDNSGTLIGVAKRAGLMGKDGHMPKMGRALIADSTAAMAGSLLGTSTTTSYIESAAGVSAGGRTGLTAIVVAILFLLALFFSPLAASVPAFATAPALLFVAVLMTSGLAEIDWDDITVAAPVVITALAMPFTYSIANGIAFGFIAWTAIKLMSGRGRELNPALVILSILFVIKLGWFNA; translated from the coding sequence ATGCTGGAAAGGCTGTTTCAACTCAAGGCACATAACACCAATGTACGCACCGAGATTCTCGCGGGCGTCACGACCTTTTTGGCCATGGCCTACATTCTGTTCGTCAATCCGAGCATCCTCGGCGAGACCGGCATGGACAAGGGCGCGGTGTTCGTCGCCACCTGCCTGGCAGCCGCCATTGGCTCCACGGTCATGGGCCTGATCGCCAACTACCCGATCGCCCTTGCACCGGGCATGGGCCTGAACGCCTTCTTCACTTATACCGTGGTCCTGCACATGGGCCATACCTGGCAAGTGGCGCTGGGCGCGGTGTTCATCTCGGCGGTGTGCTTCTTCCTGCTGTCGATCTTCCGCATCCGCGAATGGATCATCAACAGTATCCCGCTGCCGCTGCGCTCGGCGATTGCCGCCGGTATCGGGCTGTTCCTGGCCCTGATTGCCCTGCACAACGCCGGCATTGTTGTCAGCAACTCGGCGACCATGGTCGGCCTCGGCGACCTGAAACAGCCGGCGCCGATCCTCGCCACCCTCGGCTTTGCCCTGATCGTCGCCCTTGAAGCCCTGGCCGTGCGCGGTGCGGTGCTGATCGGTATTCTGGTGGTCACCATCATTTCCATCGTCATGGGCTTCACCCCGTTCGGCGGCGTGATGTCGATGCCGCCATCCCTGGCGCCGACGTTCCTGCAACTGGACATCAAAGGTGCGCTGGACATCGGTCTGGTCAGCGTGATTTTCGCCTTCCTGTTCGTCGACCTGTTCGACAACTCCGGCACCCTCATCGGCGTGGCCAAGCGCGCTGGATTGATGGGCAAGGACGGCCACATGCCGAAAATGGGCCGTGCGCTGATCGCCGACAGTACCGCTGCAATGGCCGGTTCCCTGCTGGGCACCTCGACCACCACCAGCTACATTGAGTCCGCTGCCGGCGTAAGTGCCGGGGGCCGCACCGGCCTGACCGCTATCGTCGTGGCGATCCTGTTCCTGTTGGCGCTGTTCTTCTCGCCACTGGCCGCCAGCGTTCCAGCCTTCGCCACTGCACCGGCCCTGCTGTTCGTCGCCGTGCTGATGACATCCGGCCTGGCCGAAATAGACTGGGACGACATCACCGTCGCTGCACCTGTCGTGATCACCGCGCTGGCCATGCCGTTCACTTACTCCATCGCTAACGGCATCGCCTTCGGTTTCATTGCCTGGACCGCCATCAAGCTGATGTCCGGTCGTGGTCGCGAGCTGAACCCGGCGCTGGTGATCCTGTCGATTCTGTTTGTGATCAAACTCGGTTGGTTCAACGCATGA